The Candidatus Neomarinimicrobiota bacterium genomic sequence GAACTCAAAGAAATCAATACTTTCGCCCGTGAGGTTATCATTGAAATGTCATGGGATGAAATCGAAAAGGATTTCGAACAAGCAATTAAGAAATTTTCAAAACGTATAAAACTACCTGGCTTCCGTCCTGGGAAAGTGCCACGTAAAGTATTGATGAACCAGTTTCAGCCCTCCATCGAAGCTGATTTTGTTGAAAATTCTGTCAATACATATTATTTAAAAGCATTAAAAGAGAATGAAATTAATCCTGTGAATATGGGCAGTGTCAGCGATGTGCATTTTCATCATGGGGAACATTTCAAATTTAAAGTTGCTTTTGAAATTGAGCCTGAAGTAATTATTCCAAAACTGAAGAAAAAAAGCCTTAAGGTTGAAAAATCGGTTTATATCACTGACAATGAGGATATTGATCTTGCTATCGATGAAGTTCGCCAGGGACACGCAGAAGTCCAAACCGTAGAGGATGGTGCAAAGATAGACGATTTTGTTATTTGTGACCTTCAGGAAATAGATGAATCGGGCATTGCAATAATTGGTAAAAAATTAGAAACTCGTTATATAAAGGTAGGCCAATCCCCCTTTGACGGAGATAATGAGAAGAAACTGACAGGTGTAAAGCCAGGTGAAACGACTCGAGTTTCTGTACCCATGGATGAACAAGGAACATTGGGAACATTTGAATTATCTGTTAAAAATGTAGAGCGACAAGTCTTACCAGAGGTTGATGAAGATTATATTAAAATGGCAGATCCTGAAGCAAAAGATGTGGATGACTATCGCGGCCGTATCAAAGACCGTTTGGAAAAAGCATACGCCAGTAGAGCAGATGAAGCATTAGATCAGCAGTTATCCGATGCCATGATTAAACATGTGAATCCGGAATTTCCACCATCAATGGCCGAATCATACTTAGGCCATATGGTAGAGGATGTTATAAAAAATAATCCTGGGAAAGTGGATAAAGAAAAAGTAATAGAAATGTATAAACCGGTAGCGGAGCGCAACCTTCAATGGTATTTAATTCGAAATGCGATCATTGCCGAACAGAAATTTGAAGTGTCTAAAGATGATGTAAAATCTGAAATCGACCAACGCAAAGAAACCAATCCAGAGCATACTTCGGAGTTAGATAAATATTTCAAAAAGCCAAGCAATCGTCAACGTTTAGAAGATGATTTAATGGAAAAGAAAATCTTGGCTTATTTACAGGAATTTGCGAAAATCAAAGAGGTTAAAGTGAAGACAAAAGACCTCCGTAACCAATCTGAGACAAAAGCGAAGTAATTATGAATAAAGATTCCATGAACCAATTGATTCCTATGGTGGTAGAGCAAACGGGCCGTTTCGAACGGGCCTATGATATCTATTCCCGATTATTGAAAGAACGTATTGTATTTTTAGGTACACCCATCGATGATAACGTGGCCTCAGTCATTATAGCTCAACTTCTTTTTCTAGAAGCTGAAAATAGTGAAAAGGATATTTATCTCTATATTAATTCACCCGGCGGCATCATTACCTCGGGAATGGGAATTTATGATACCATGAATTATATTAAACCTGATGTGGCCACAATCTGTATGGGGCAAGCTGCCAGCATGGGAGCATTCCTTTTGGCTGGTGGTAAAAAGGGAAAGCGGTCTGCTTTGCCAAATGCACGTATCATGATCCACCAACCGTTAGGCGGCGCTGAGGGACAAGCCTCGGATATTAAAATTCAGGCAGATGAAATCCTTAGATTAAAGAATACTCTCAATAAAATTTTAGCCAAGAATACAAAGCAGACTCTCAAAAAGATTAATAGTGATACGGACCGAAATTTTTTCATGAGTTCTGCGGAAGCTAAAAAATACGGTTTGATTGATACGATTCTATCCGAAAGAAAATAATGGGAGCGATGCGCATATCTACGCCCGTGGGTTCTGGTACCAAAGAAACTGGTGAACCTGGACCAAAACTCCACCGTCCTTCAGAAATAAAAGCTTACTTAGATCAATATGTCATTGGTCAGGACAAAGCTAAGCGCACTGTCGCTGTTGCAGTTTACAATCATTATAAACGGATTCTTTCTGATCAATCAGAAGATGATGTAGAACTGGATAAAAGTAATATTCTGGTTATAGGCCCAACCGGGACGGGAAAAACTTTGATTGCTGAAACATTGGCCAAGTTTTTAGCTGTACCCTTTGCCATTGCTGATGCCACAACTTTAACAGAAGCAGGATATGTTGGCGAGGATGTAGAGAATATTCTGGTTCGTTTACTTCAGATCGCAAACTATGATATTTATAAAGCCCAAGCTGGGATCATATATATTGATGAAATTGATAAAGTGGGACGTAAAAGTTCCAGTCCTTCCATTACCCGCGATGTTTCTGGGGAAGGTGTGCAGCAGGCACTTTTAAAAATATTAGAAGGAACCATTGCCCAAATACCACCCAAAGGTGGGCGGAAACACCCTGAGCAAAGCCTCATTCCTATCGACACAAAAAATATCCTATTTATTTGCGGTGGATCATTCAATGGCCTTTCGGAAATTATTAGCCAACGTATTAATTCAACAGAAATCGGGTTTGCAAAATCGTTAGCTAAAACAGAAAAAGAAGATGAAATTCTAAAGGAGGTCCTCCCGGAAGATCTTGTTAAATATGGTTTTATTCCGGAATTGATTGGTCGGTTGCCGGTTGAAACAACGCTTGAAAATTTGGATGAAGAAGCTTTAATGCGGGTATTGATTGAACCAAAAAATTCCTTGATTAAACAGTATAAAAAATTATTCCGAATGGAAGGCATTGATTTGGAGTTTCGAAAAGAAGCGTTAGAAGAGATTGTTGAATTGGCGATTGAACGTAAATCTGGAGCCAGAGCCCTCCGGTCAGTCATGGAAAAGTCTATGCTGGATTTGATGTTTCATCTCCCCGAA encodes the following:
- the tig gene encoding trigger factor, translating into MNIELKEINTFAREVIIEMSWDEIEKDFEQAIKKFSKRIKLPGFRPGKVPRKVLMNQFQPSIEADFVENSVNTYYLKALKENEINPVNMGSVSDVHFHHGEHFKFKVAFEIEPEVIIPKLKKKSLKVEKSVYITDNEDIDLAIDEVRQGHAEVQTVEDGAKIDDFVICDLQEIDESGIAIIGKKLETRYIKVGQSPFDGDNEKKLTGVKPGETTRVSVPMDEQGTLGTFELSVKNVERQVLPEVDEDYIKMADPEAKDVDDYRGRIKDRLEKAYASRADEALDQQLSDAMIKHVNPEFPPSMAESYLGHMVEDVIKNNPGKVDKEKVIEMYKPVAERNLQWYLIRNAIIAEQKFEVSKDDVKSEIDQRKETNPEHTSELDKYFKKPSNRQRLEDDLMEKKILAYLQEFAKIKEVKVKTKDLRNQSETKAK
- the clpP gene encoding ATP-dependent Clp endopeptidase proteolytic subunit ClpP, with the protein product MNKDSMNQLIPMVVEQTGRFERAYDIYSRLLKERIVFLGTPIDDNVASVIIAQLLFLEAENSEKDIYLYINSPGGIITSGMGIYDTMNYIKPDVATICMGQAASMGAFLLAGGKKGKRSALPNARIMIHQPLGGAEGQASDIKIQADEILRLKNTLNKILAKNTKQTLKKINSDTDRNFFMSSAEAKKYGLIDTILSERK
- the clpX gene encoding ATP-dependent Clp protease ATP-binding subunit ClpX, which translates into the protein MGAMRISTPVGSGTKETGEPGPKLHRPSEIKAYLDQYVIGQDKAKRTVAVAVYNHYKRILSDQSEDDVELDKSNILVIGPTGTGKTLIAETLAKFLAVPFAIADATTLTEAGYVGEDVENILVRLLQIANYDIYKAQAGIIYIDEIDKVGRKSSSPSITRDVSGEGVQQALLKILEGTIAQIPPKGGRKHPEQSLIPIDTKNILFICGGSFNGLSEIISQRINSTEIGFAKSLAKTEKEDEILKEVLPEDLVKYGFIPELIGRLPVETTLENLDEEALMRVLIEPKNSLIKQYKKLFRMEGIDLEFRKEALEEIVELAIERKSGARALRSVMEKSMLDLMFHLPEYSEDRVIRITITKEFVLRDKKPLMRRHRRSA